In one window of Deltaproteobacteria bacterium DNA:
- a CDS encoding type II toxin-antitoxin system RelE/ParE family toxin, which translates to MAIRNFKNKVTEDINYGRATRESFRTLPKELHRKAQIKLARLGAVTSMQDLQEIRGNRFEKLKGDRQGQYSIRINDQYRICFKWEKENAVDVEIVDYH; encoded by the coding sequence ATGGCTATTCGAAATTTTAAGAACAAAGTAACGGAAGACATAAATTACGGTAGAGCCACCAGAGAGTCTTTCCGAACCCTTCCCAAGGAATTGCACCGGAAAGCCCAGATAAAACTAGCGCGTTTGGGAGCTGTTACCTCAATGCAAGACTTACAGGAAATACGAGGAAATCGTTTTGAAAAACTGAAAGGGGATAGACAAGGTCAATACAGCATCCGAATAAATGATCAGTACCGGATTTGTTTTAAATGGGAAAAAGAAAATGCAGTGGATGTCGAGATAGTCGACTACCATTAA
- a CDS encoding rubredoxin yields MSKPEEVYQCQTVNCGYLYDPDRGDKKGKVDKGTLFKDLQDEWHCPICGPTKKSFRPCAGPGSVKEEAV; encoded by the coding sequence ATGTCAAAACCAGAAGAAGTGTATCAGTGCCAAACTGTCAACTGCGGTTATCTTTACGACCCGGACCGAGGAGATAAAAAGGGGAAGGTTGACAAGGGAACTTTGTTCAAAGACCTACAGGACGAGTGGCACTGCCCTATCTGCGGTCCAACGAAGAAGTCCTTCAGACCATGCGCTGGCCCAGGTTCTGTGAAAGAGGAAGCAGTCTGA
- a CDS encoding HigA family addiction module antidote protein, with protein MNEVHYTPVHPGEVLRDELEEVGLTQTALAKHIGVLPKTINEICRGKRGISAEMAMKLSKAFGGSPQFWLNLQNSWEISQLDDTAYGDIQHIAA; from the coding sequence ATGAATGAAGTACATTACACCCCTGTACATCCCGGTGAAGTTTTAAGAGATGAGCTTGAGGAGGTAGGTCTCACTCAAACAGCACTTGCAAAACATATCGGGGTGTTACCGAAAACAATTAATGAAATATGCCGTGGTAAAAGAGGCATAAGTGCAGAAATGGCAATGAAGCTTTCAAAGGCCTTTGGAGGCAGTCCTCAGTTTTGGCTAAATTTACAAAATAGCTGGGAGATCAGTCAGCTTGATGACACTGCTTATGGAGATATTCAACATATTGCAGCATAA